A genome region from Oenanthe melanoleuca isolate GR-GAL-2019-014 chromosome 2, OMel1.0, whole genome shotgun sequence includes the following:
- the C2H5orf22 gene encoding UPF0489 protein C5orf22 homolog isoform X2 codes for MPADTVFDKEALFSELSIENWIMPAVYAGHISQVVWLHPPWAQQISEGEHNFLIGKDVSTTTIRVTGTDNYFLSDGLYVPADQLENQKPLNLHVILINPTESSNSHEGNGEVASAKRLKLNTDDTASATSASSVTPDGIDHIIPSVKKKEIQHAGALNGAEALAEGSISNCLKNSECPIRDIVKDVCQVLQKGDAYVLDIDLDFFSVKNPFKEMYTQTEYELLQELYNFKKPHKNATEEDLLDCVENRVHQLEDLEAAFADLCDSDDEETLQKWASYPGMKPLVQLVHSLKTRMESPDYEMVHQAGLTCDYVELPHHVSTEDEIEGLIQSIKVLLADLPKPTLVTVARSSLDDYCPSEQVDIIQEKVLNLLHSVYGSLDVHLDYSSTSSSS; via the exons ATGCCTGCAGACACCGTATTTGACAAAGAAGCTCTTTTTAG TGAATTGAGTATTGAAAACTGGATTATGCCTGCTGTTTATGCTGGCCACATTTCCCAAGTAGTGTGGCTTCACccaccctgggctcagcagaTCTCAGAAGGAGAACACAATTTTCTGATTGGGAAAGATGTATCAACAACAACAATCAG GGTTACAGGCACAGATAATTACTTCTTAAGTGATGGTCTGTATGTTCCTGCTGATCAGCTAGAAAACCAGAAGCCTTTAAATTTGCACGTCATTCTCATTAATCCTACGGAATCATCAAACAGCCATGAAGGAAATGGTGAAGTAGCATCTGCTAAAAGACTGAAGCTAAATACAGATGACACAGCAAGTGCCACTTCTGCCTCTTCAGTGACTCCTGATGGCATTGATCACATCATCCCAAGtgtgaagaaaaaggaaatacaacATGCAGGTGCCCTTAATGGGGCAGAAGCCTTGGCAGAGGGCTCAATTTCAAACTGTCTCAAAAACAGTGAATGCCCAATAAGGGACATTGTTAAAGATGTCTGCCAAGTACTGCAGAAAGGGGATGCATATGTTTTGGACATCgacttagattttttttcagttaaaaatccatttaagGAAATGTACACACAG acaGAATATGAGCTTTTGCAAGAGTTGTACAATTTCAAGAAGCCACATAAAAATGCAACAGAG GAAGACTTGCTGGATTGTGTTGAAAACCGTGTTCATCAGCTGGAAGATCTGGAAGCAGCATTTGCAGATTTGTGTGACAGTGATGATGAAGAAACCCTACAGAAATGGGCTTCATATCCTGG AATGAAGCCACTCGTTCAACTAGTTCACAGTTTGAAAACCAGGATGGAAAGCCCAGACTATGAAATG GTCCATCAGGCTGGTCTGACCTGTGATTATGTGGAGCTTCCTCACCATGTTAGCACTGAAGATGAGATCGAAGGCCTCATACAATCCATTAAAGTTCTACTGGCAGATCTGCCCAAGCCCACACTGGTGACAGTTGCTCG atcAAGTTTGGATGACTACTGCCCTTCAGAGCAGGTTGACATCATTCAAGAGAAGGTTCTCAATTTACTGCATTCAGTGTATGGTTCGCTGGATGTGCATTTAGATTACTCAAGCACTTCATCTTCTTCATGA
- the C2H5orf22 gene encoding UPF0489 protein C5orf22 homolog isoform X1, which yields MSGAEPGPRGAARRLYPALPVRVVEDHQDVLPFIYRAIGSKHLPASNISFVHLDSHPDLLIPVNMPADTVFDKEALFSELSIENWIMPAVYAGHISQVVWLHPPWAQQISEGEHNFLIGKDVSTTTIRVTGTDNYFLSDGLYVPADQLENQKPLNLHVILINPTESSNSHEGNGEVASAKRLKLNTDDTASATSASSVTPDGIDHIIPSVKKKEIQHAGALNGAEALAEGSISNCLKNSECPIRDIVKDVCQVLQKGDAYVLDIDLDFFSVKNPFKEMYTQTEYELLQELYNFKKPHKNATEEDLLDCVENRVHQLEDLEAAFADLCDSDDEETLQKWASYPGMKPLVQLVHSLKTRMESPDYEMVHQAGLTCDYVELPHHVSTEDEIEGLIQSIKVLLADLPKPTLVTVARSSLDDYCPSEQVDIIQEKVLNLLHSVYGSLDVHLDYSSTSSSS from the exons GTGCTGCCTTTCATCTATCGTGCCATTGGTTCAAAGCATCTTCCTGCCAGTAACATCAGTTTTGTTCATCTTGATTCCCATCCAGACCTTCTTATTCCTGTGAATATGCCTGCAGACACCGTATTTGACAAAGAAGCTCTTTTTAG TGAATTGAGTATTGAAAACTGGATTATGCCTGCTGTTTATGCTGGCCACATTTCCCAAGTAGTGTGGCTTCACccaccctgggctcagcagaTCTCAGAAGGAGAACACAATTTTCTGATTGGGAAAGATGTATCAACAACAACAATCAG GGTTACAGGCACAGATAATTACTTCTTAAGTGATGGTCTGTATGTTCCTGCTGATCAGCTAGAAAACCAGAAGCCTTTAAATTTGCACGTCATTCTCATTAATCCTACGGAATCATCAAACAGCCATGAAGGAAATGGTGAAGTAGCATCTGCTAAAAGACTGAAGCTAAATACAGATGACACAGCAAGTGCCACTTCTGCCTCTTCAGTGACTCCTGATGGCATTGATCACATCATCCCAAGtgtgaagaaaaaggaaatacaacATGCAGGTGCCCTTAATGGGGCAGAAGCCTTGGCAGAGGGCTCAATTTCAAACTGTCTCAAAAACAGTGAATGCCCAATAAGGGACATTGTTAAAGATGTCTGCCAAGTACTGCAGAAAGGGGATGCATATGTTTTGGACATCgacttagattttttttcagttaaaaatccatttaagGAAATGTACACACAG acaGAATATGAGCTTTTGCAAGAGTTGTACAATTTCAAGAAGCCACATAAAAATGCAACAGAG GAAGACTTGCTGGATTGTGTTGAAAACCGTGTTCATCAGCTGGAAGATCTGGAAGCAGCATTTGCAGATTTGTGTGACAGTGATGATGAAGAAACCCTACAGAAATGGGCTTCATATCCTGG AATGAAGCCACTCGTTCAACTAGTTCACAGTTTGAAAACCAGGATGGAAAGCCCAGACTATGAAATG GTCCATCAGGCTGGTCTGACCTGTGATTATGTGGAGCTTCCTCACCATGTTAGCACTGAAGATGAGATCGAAGGCCTCATACAATCCATTAAAGTTCTACTGGCAGATCTGCCCAAGCCCACACTGGTGACAGTTGCTCG atcAAGTTTGGATGACTACTGCCCTTCAGAGCAGGTTGACATCATTCAAGAGAAGGTTCTCAATTTACTGCATTCAGTGTATGGTTCGCTGGATGTGCATTTAGATTACTCAAGCACTTCATCTTCTTCATGA